In Phyllostomus discolor isolate MPI-MPIP mPhyDis1 chromosome 2, mPhyDis1.pri.v3, whole genome shotgun sequence, the following are encoded in one genomic region:
- the AGAP2 gene encoding arf-GAP with GTPase, ANK repeat and PH domain-containing protein 2 isoform X3: MHAQRQLAVAAVRAEVRRHEVARQALNRLRKLAEKVGDSELRDSIQASLNSVREAVANSQEWTLSRSIPELRLGVLGDARSGKSSLIHRFLTGSYQVLEKTESEQHKKEMLVDGQTHLVLIREEAGAPDAKFSGWADAVILVFSLEDENSFQAVSRLHGQLSSLRGEGRGGLALALVGTQDRISASSPRVVGDARARALCADMKRCSYYETCATYGLNVDRVFQEVAQKVVTLRKQQQLLAACKSLPSSPSHSAASTPVAGQASNGGHTSDYSSSLPSSPNVGHRELRAEAAAVAGLSTPGSLHRAAKRRTSLFANRRGSDSEKRSLDSRGETTGSGRAIPIKQSFLLKRSGNSLNKEWKKKYVTLSSNGFLLYHPSINDYIHSTHGKEMDLLRTTVKVPGKRPPRAISAFGPSASINGLVKDMSTVQMGEGPEATTPTPSPSPSPGSLQPPPDQTSKHLLKPDRNLARALSTDCTPSGDLSPLSREPPPSPMVKKQRRKKLTTPSKTEGSAGQAEAKRKMWKLKSFGSLRNIYKAEENFEFLIVSSTGQTWHFEAASFEERDAWVQAIESQILASLQCCESSKVKLRTDSQSEAVAIQAIRNAKGNSICVDCGAPNPTWASLNLGALICIECSGIHRNLGTHLSRVRSLDLDDWPRELTLVLTAIGNDMANRVWESDTRGRAKPTRDSSREERESWIRAKYEQLLFLAPLGTPEEPLGRQLWAAVQAQDVAAVLLLLAHARHGPLDTSVEDPQLRSPLHLAAELAHVVITQLLLWYGADVAARDSQGRTALFYARQAGSQLCADILLQHGCPGEGGSTATTPSAATTPSITATPSPRRRSSAASMGRADAPVALV; encoded by the exons ATGCACGCCCAAAGGCAGTTGGCTGTAGCTGCAGTGAGAGCAGAAGTCAGACGACATGAGGTAGCCAGGCAGGCTCTAAACCGCCTCAGGAAACTGGCAGAAAAGGTGGGCGACTCAGAACTTCGGGACAGCATCCAGGCCTCACTGAACAGCGTACGAG AGGCAGTGGCCAATAGCCAGGAATGGACTCTGAGTCGCTCCATTCCTGAACTGCGCCTG GGTGTACTGGGTGACGCCAGGAGCGGGAAGTCATCGCTCATCCATCGATTCCTGACCGGTTCATACCAGGTGCTGGAGAAGACAGAGA GTGAGCAGCACAAGAAGGAGATGTTGGTAGATGGACAGACTCATCTGGTGTTGATCCGAGAGGAAGCTGGGGCACCTGATGCCAAG TTCTCAGGCTGGGCAGATGCTGTGATCTTGGTCTTCAGCCTGGAGGATGAGAACAGTTTCCAGGCCGTGAGCCGTCTCCACGGGCAGCTGAGCTCCCTTCGGGGGGAGGGACGAGGAGGCCTGGCGTTGGCACTGGTGGGGACACAAG ACAGGATCAGTGCTTCCTCCCCTCGGGTGGTGGGCGATGCCCGCGCCAGGGCCCTGTGCGCCGACATGAAACGCTGCAGCTACTACGAGACTTGTGCGACCTACGGGCTCAACGTGGACCGGGTCTTCCAGGAGG tGGCCCAGAAGGTGGTGACCTTGCGCAAACAGCAACAGCTACTGGCTGCCTGCAagtccctgcccagctccccaaGCCACTCAGCTGCTTCCACCCCTGTAGCTGGGCAG GCTAGCAACGGGGGCCACACTAGCGACTACTCTTCCTCCCTCCCGTCGTCACCCAACGTCGGCCACCGAGAGCTGCGAGCTGAGGCAGCGGCTGTGGCTGGGCTGAGCACCCCAGGGTCCCTGCACCGGGCAGCCAAGCGCAGGACCAGCCTTTTTGCG AATCGGCGGGGCAGTGACTCTGAGAAGCGGAGCTTGGACAGCCGGGGAGAGACGACAGGGAGTGGGCGAGCCATCCCCATTAAACAG AGCTTCCTACTAAAGCGAAGTGGCAACTCCTTGAACAaagaatggaagaagaaatatgTGACCCTGTCCAGCAACGGCTTCCTCCTTTACCACCCCAGCATTAAC GACTACATCCACAGCACCCACGGCAAGGAGATGGACTTGCTACGAACAACGGTCAAAGTCCCCGGCAAGCGGCCTCCACGGGCCATCTCTGCTTTTGGCCCCTCGGCCAGCATCAACGGGCTGGTCAAGGACATGAGCACTGTCCAGATGGGCGAAGGCCCTG AAGCCACTACTCCCACCCcaagtcccagccccagccctggttCCCTGCAGCCACCGCCAGACCAGACATCCAAGCACCTGCTGAAGCCAGACCGGAATTTGGCCCGAGCCCTCAGCACCG ACTGTACCCCATCCGGAGACCTGAGCCCCCTGAGCCGGGAACCTCCCCCTTCTCCCATGGTGAAGAAGCAGAGGAGGAAAAAGCTGACAACACCATCCAAGACTGAAGGCTCGGCTGGGCAGGCTGAAG CCAAGCGCAAAATGTGGAAACTAAAATCCTTTGgtagtttaagaaatatttataaagcag AGGAAAACTTCGAGTTCTTGATCGTGTCCAGCACTGGTCAGACGTGGCACTTTGAGGCAGCCAGTTTTGAGGAGCGGGATGCCTGGGTCCAGGCAATCGAAAGTCAGATCCTAGCCAGTCTGCAATGCTGTGAGAGCAGCAAGGTCAAG CTACGCACAGACAGCCAAAGCGAAGCAGTGGCTATCCAGGCGATCCGGAACGCCAAGGGGAACTCTATCTGCGTGGACTGCGGGGCCCCCA ACCCCACGTGGGCCAGCTTGAACTTGGGCGCACTCATCTGCATCGAGTGTTCTGGCATTCACCGGAACCTGGGAACGCACCTGTCCCGCGTCCGCTCCCTGGACTTGGATGACTGGCCGCGGGAGCTGACCCTGGTGCTGACGGCCATTGGCAACGATATGGCCAACCGTGTGTGGGAGAGCGACACGCGGGGCCGAGCTAAACCCACGCGGGACTCTTCGCG GGAGGAGCGTGAGTCGTGGATTCGCGCCAAGTACGAGCAGCTGCTGTTCCTGGCGCCGCTGGGCACGCCGGAGGAGCCGCTGGGCCGCCAACTGTGGGCTGCGGTGCAGGCCCAGGACGTGGCCGCCGTTCTCCTGCTTCTGGCCCATGCGCGACACGGTCCGCTCGATACCAGCGTAGAGGACCCGCAGCTTCGTTCTCCACTTCACCTGGCAGCCGAGCTCGCCCACGTCGTCATCACGCAGCTGCTGCTGTGG TACGGAGCCGACGTGGCCGCGCGGGACTCGCAGGGCCGCACCGCGCTGTTTTACGCCCGCCAGGCTGGAAGCCAGCTGTGCGCCGACATCCTGCTGCAGCACGGCTGCCCGGGAGAGGGCGGCAGCACAGCCACCACCCCCAGCGCGGCCACCACTCCCAGCATTACCGCCACGCCCAGCCCCCGCCGCCGGAGCAGCGCTGCCAGCATGGGTCGCGCCGACGCCCCAGTCGCGCTGGTATAG
- the AGAP2 gene encoding arf-GAP with GTPase, ANK repeat and PH domain-containing protein 2 isoform X1, protein MSRGAGALQRRTTTYLISLTLVKLESVPPPPPSPSAAAAGAPGTRGAETGDPGSPRGAEEPGKKRHERLFHRQDALWISTSSAGAGGAEGAETPALSPAPASPARPVSPAPGRRLSLWATPPVPPLSGGLSPDPKPGAASRRPLLSSPSWGGPEPEGRAGGGVPGSSSPHPGTGTRRLKVAPPPPAPKPCKTVTTSGAKAGGGKGVGSRLSWPESEGKPKVKGSKSSAGTGAAAAVGAGGAAAATSVGVGAGPGARGKLSPRKGKSKTLDNSDLHPGPPAGSPPPLTIPATLAPATIVTAASAQPTGPVPPITLEPPAPGLKRGREGGRASTRDRKMLKFISGIFTKSTGGPPGSGPPAGPPGLSSGSGSRELLGTELRTSPKAVANSQEWTLSRSIPELRLGVLGDARSGKSSLIHRFLTGSYQVLEKTESEQHKKEMLVDGQTHLVLIREEAGAPDAKFSGWADAVILVFSLEDENSFQAVSRLHGQLSSLRGEGRGGLALALVGTQDRISASSPRVVGDARARALCADMKRCSYYETCATYGLNVDRVFQEVAQKVVTLRKQQQLLAACKSLPSSPSHSAASTPVAGQASNGGHTSDYSSSLPSSPNVGHRELRAEAAAVAGLSTPGSLHRAAKRRTSLFANRRGSDSEKRSLDSRGETTGSGRAIPIKQSFLLKRSGNSLNKEWKKKYVTLSSNGFLLYHPSINDYIHSTHGKEMDLLRTTVKVPGKRPPRAISAFGPSASINGLVKDMSTVQMGEGPEATTPTPSPSPSPGSLQPPPDQTSKHLLKPDRNLARALSTDCTPSGDLSPLSREPPPSPMVKKQRRKKLTTPSKTEGSAGQAEAKRKMWKLKSFGSLRNIYKAEENFEFLIVSSTGQTWHFEAASFEERDAWVQAIESQILASLQCCESSKVKLRTDSQSEAVAIQAIRNAKGNSICVDCGAPNPTWASLNLGALICIECSGIHRNLGTHLSRVRSLDLDDWPRELTLVLTAIGNDMANRVWESDTRGRAKPTRDSSREERESWIRAKYEQLLFLAPLGTPEEPLGRQLWAAVQAQDVAAVLLLLAHARHGPLDTSVEDPQLRSPLHLAAELAHVVITQLLLWYGADVAARDSQGRTALFYARQAGSQLCADILLQHGCPGEGGSTATTPSAATTPSITATPSPRRRSSAASMGRADAPVALV, encoded by the exons ATGAGCCGGGGCGCGGGCGCGCTTCAGCGCCGGACAACGACCTACCTCATCTCGCTGACCCTGGTCAAGCTCGAGTCGGTGCCTCCGCCGCCGCCTTCCCCGTCTGCGGCCGCAGCAGGCGCCCCCGGGACCAGAGGTGCGGAGACCGGGGATCCTGGCAGCCCCCGAGGCGCGGAGGAGCCGGGCAAGAAGCGGCATGAGCGTCTCTTCCACCGGCAGGATGCGCTGTGGATCAGCACAAGCAGCGCGGGTGCCGGGGGCGCGGAGGGCGCGGAGACCCCCGCCCTGTCCCCGGCTCCCGCCAGTCCGGCCCGCCCCGTCTCCCCGGCTCCCGGCCGCCGCCTTTCCCTCTGGGCCACCCCTCCAGTGCCCCCGCTTTCCGGAGGGCTGAGTCCCGACCCCAAGCCCGGAGCCGCCTCCCGGCGCCCCCTGCTCAGCAGCCCGAGCTGGGGGGGCCCAGAACCTGAAGGCCGGGCGGGAGGCGGCGTCCCCGGCTCGTCCTCCCCGCACCCGGGCACTGGCACCCGGAGGCTTAAGGTGGCGCCTCCTCCACCTGCTCCCAAGCCTTGCAAGACGGTGACCACGAGTGGCGCCAAAGCCGGCGGGGGCAAGGGCGTCGGTAGCCGCCTGTCGTGGCCCGAAAGCGAAGGCAAGCCTAAGGTCAAGGGGTCAAAGAGCAGCGCCGGGACTGGAGCTGCTGCCGCTGTCGGGGCAGGGGGAGCTGCAGCCGCGACCTCCGTTGGGGTCGGGGCTGGGCCCGGAGCCCGAGGCAAGCTGTCCCCTCGAAAAGGCAAGAGTAAGACCTTGGACAACAGTGACTTGCACCCGGGACCACCTGCCGGCTCTCCTCCTCCACTAACCATCCCAGCAACCCTGGCTCCAGCCACTATTGTCACCGCCGCCTCCGCGCAGCCAACTGGGCCTGTGCCTCCAATCACTCTGGAGCCCCCAGCTCCGGGGCTGAAACGGGGCCGGGAGGGGGGCCGAGCATCCACTCGGGATCGCAAGATGCTCAAGTTTATCAGCGGCATCTTCACCAAGAGCACAGGGGGGCCTCCTGGTTCCGGGCCCCCTGCTGGACCCCCAGGCCTGTCTTCTGGCAGCGGGTCCAGGGAGCTGCTGGGCACAGAGCTCCGCACCTCCCCTA AGGCAGTGGCCAATAGCCAGGAATGGACTCTGAGTCGCTCCATTCCTGAACTGCGCCTG GGTGTACTGGGTGACGCCAGGAGCGGGAAGTCATCGCTCATCCATCGATTCCTGACCGGTTCATACCAGGTGCTGGAGAAGACAGAGA GTGAGCAGCACAAGAAGGAGATGTTGGTAGATGGACAGACTCATCTGGTGTTGATCCGAGAGGAAGCTGGGGCACCTGATGCCAAG TTCTCAGGCTGGGCAGATGCTGTGATCTTGGTCTTCAGCCTGGAGGATGAGAACAGTTTCCAGGCCGTGAGCCGTCTCCACGGGCAGCTGAGCTCCCTTCGGGGGGAGGGACGAGGAGGCCTGGCGTTGGCACTGGTGGGGACACAAG ACAGGATCAGTGCTTCCTCCCCTCGGGTGGTGGGCGATGCCCGCGCCAGGGCCCTGTGCGCCGACATGAAACGCTGCAGCTACTACGAGACTTGTGCGACCTACGGGCTCAACGTGGACCGGGTCTTCCAGGAGG tGGCCCAGAAGGTGGTGACCTTGCGCAAACAGCAACAGCTACTGGCTGCCTGCAagtccctgcccagctccccaaGCCACTCAGCTGCTTCCACCCCTGTAGCTGGGCAG GCTAGCAACGGGGGCCACACTAGCGACTACTCTTCCTCCCTCCCGTCGTCACCCAACGTCGGCCACCGAGAGCTGCGAGCTGAGGCAGCGGCTGTGGCTGGGCTGAGCACCCCAGGGTCCCTGCACCGGGCAGCCAAGCGCAGGACCAGCCTTTTTGCG AATCGGCGGGGCAGTGACTCTGAGAAGCGGAGCTTGGACAGCCGGGGAGAGACGACAGGGAGTGGGCGAGCCATCCCCATTAAACAG AGCTTCCTACTAAAGCGAAGTGGCAACTCCTTGAACAaagaatggaagaagaaatatgTGACCCTGTCCAGCAACGGCTTCCTCCTTTACCACCCCAGCATTAAC GACTACATCCACAGCACCCACGGCAAGGAGATGGACTTGCTACGAACAACGGTCAAAGTCCCCGGCAAGCGGCCTCCACGGGCCATCTCTGCTTTTGGCCCCTCGGCCAGCATCAACGGGCTGGTCAAGGACATGAGCACTGTCCAGATGGGCGAAGGCCCTG AAGCCACTACTCCCACCCcaagtcccagccccagccctggttCCCTGCAGCCACCGCCAGACCAGACATCCAAGCACCTGCTGAAGCCAGACCGGAATTTGGCCCGAGCCCTCAGCACCG ACTGTACCCCATCCGGAGACCTGAGCCCCCTGAGCCGGGAACCTCCCCCTTCTCCCATGGTGAAGAAGCAGAGGAGGAAAAAGCTGACAACACCATCCAAGACTGAAGGCTCGGCTGGGCAGGCTGAAG CCAAGCGCAAAATGTGGAAACTAAAATCCTTTGgtagtttaagaaatatttataaagcag AGGAAAACTTCGAGTTCTTGATCGTGTCCAGCACTGGTCAGACGTGGCACTTTGAGGCAGCCAGTTTTGAGGAGCGGGATGCCTGGGTCCAGGCAATCGAAAGTCAGATCCTAGCCAGTCTGCAATGCTGTGAGAGCAGCAAGGTCAAG CTACGCACAGACAGCCAAAGCGAAGCAGTGGCTATCCAGGCGATCCGGAACGCCAAGGGGAACTCTATCTGCGTGGACTGCGGGGCCCCCA ACCCCACGTGGGCCAGCTTGAACTTGGGCGCACTCATCTGCATCGAGTGTTCTGGCATTCACCGGAACCTGGGAACGCACCTGTCCCGCGTCCGCTCCCTGGACTTGGATGACTGGCCGCGGGAGCTGACCCTGGTGCTGACGGCCATTGGCAACGATATGGCCAACCGTGTGTGGGAGAGCGACACGCGGGGCCGAGCTAAACCCACGCGGGACTCTTCGCG GGAGGAGCGTGAGTCGTGGATTCGCGCCAAGTACGAGCAGCTGCTGTTCCTGGCGCCGCTGGGCACGCCGGAGGAGCCGCTGGGCCGCCAACTGTGGGCTGCGGTGCAGGCCCAGGACGTGGCCGCCGTTCTCCTGCTTCTGGCCCATGCGCGACACGGTCCGCTCGATACCAGCGTAGAGGACCCGCAGCTTCGTTCTCCACTTCACCTGGCAGCCGAGCTCGCCCACGTCGTCATCACGCAGCTGCTGCTGTGG TACGGAGCCGACGTGGCCGCGCGGGACTCGCAGGGCCGCACCGCGCTGTTTTACGCCCGCCAGGCTGGAAGCCAGCTGTGCGCCGACATCCTGCTGCAGCACGGCTGCCCGGGAGAGGGCGGCAGCACAGCCACCACCCCCAGCGCGGCCACCACTCCCAGCATTACCGCCACGCCCAGCCCCCGCCGCCGGAGCAGCGCTGCCAGCATGGGTCGCGCCGACGCCCCAGTCGCGCTGGTATAG
- the AGAP2 gene encoding arf-GAP with GTPase, ANK repeat and PH domain-containing protein 2 isoform X4, producing MHAQRQLAVAAVRAEVRRHEVARQALNRLRKLAEKVGDSELRDSIQASLNSVREAVANSQEWTLSRSIPELRLGVLGDARSGKSSLIHRFLTGSYQVLEKTESEQHKKEMLVDGQTHLVLIREEAGAPDAKFSGWADAVILVFSLEDENSFQAVSRLHGQLSSLRGEGRGGLALALVGTQDRISASSPRVVGDARARALCADMKRCSYYETCATYGLNVDRVFQEVAQKVVTLRKQQQLLAACKSLPSSPSHSAASTPVAGQASNGGHTSDYSSSLPSSPNVGHRELRAEAAAVAGLSTPGSLHRAAKRRTSLFANRRGSDSEKRSLDSRGETTGSGRAIPIKQSFLLKRSGNSLNKEWKKKYVTLSSNGFLLYHPSINDYIHSTHGKEMDLLRTTVKVPGKRPPRAISAFGPSASINGLVKDMSTVQMGEGPEATTPTPSPSPSPGSLQPPPDQTSKHLLKPDRNLARALSTDCTPSGDLSPLSREPPPSPMVKKQRRKKLTTPSKTEGSAGQAEEENFEFLIVSSTGQTWHFEAASFEERDAWVQAIESQILASLQCCESSKVKLRTDSQSEAVAIQAIRNAKGNSICVDCGAPNPTWASLNLGALICIECSGIHRNLGTHLSRVRSLDLDDWPRELTLVLTAIGNDMANRVWESDTRGRAKPTRDSSREERESWIRAKYEQLLFLAPLGTPEEPLGRQLWAAVQAQDVAAVLLLLAHARHGPLDTSVEDPQLRSPLHLAAELAHVVITQLLLWYGADVAARDSQGRTALFYARQAGSQLCADILLQHGCPGEGGSTATTPSAATTPSITATPSPRRRSSAASMGRADAPVALV from the exons ATGCACGCCCAAAGGCAGTTGGCTGTAGCTGCAGTGAGAGCAGAAGTCAGACGACATGAGGTAGCCAGGCAGGCTCTAAACCGCCTCAGGAAACTGGCAGAAAAGGTGGGCGACTCAGAACTTCGGGACAGCATCCAGGCCTCACTGAACAGCGTACGAG AGGCAGTGGCCAATAGCCAGGAATGGACTCTGAGTCGCTCCATTCCTGAACTGCGCCTG GGTGTACTGGGTGACGCCAGGAGCGGGAAGTCATCGCTCATCCATCGATTCCTGACCGGTTCATACCAGGTGCTGGAGAAGACAGAGA GTGAGCAGCACAAGAAGGAGATGTTGGTAGATGGACAGACTCATCTGGTGTTGATCCGAGAGGAAGCTGGGGCACCTGATGCCAAG TTCTCAGGCTGGGCAGATGCTGTGATCTTGGTCTTCAGCCTGGAGGATGAGAACAGTTTCCAGGCCGTGAGCCGTCTCCACGGGCAGCTGAGCTCCCTTCGGGGGGAGGGACGAGGAGGCCTGGCGTTGGCACTGGTGGGGACACAAG ACAGGATCAGTGCTTCCTCCCCTCGGGTGGTGGGCGATGCCCGCGCCAGGGCCCTGTGCGCCGACATGAAACGCTGCAGCTACTACGAGACTTGTGCGACCTACGGGCTCAACGTGGACCGGGTCTTCCAGGAGG tGGCCCAGAAGGTGGTGACCTTGCGCAAACAGCAACAGCTACTGGCTGCCTGCAagtccctgcccagctccccaaGCCACTCAGCTGCTTCCACCCCTGTAGCTGGGCAG GCTAGCAACGGGGGCCACACTAGCGACTACTCTTCCTCCCTCCCGTCGTCACCCAACGTCGGCCACCGAGAGCTGCGAGCTGAGGCAGCGGCTGTGGCTGGGCTGAGCACCCCAGGGTCCCTGCACCGGGCAGCCAAGCGCAGGACCAGCCTTTTTGCG AATCGGCGGGGCAGTGACTCTGAGAAGCGGAGCTTGGACAGCCGGGGAGAGACGACAGGGAGTGGGCGAGCCATCCCCATTAAACAG AGCTTCCTACTAAAGCGAAGTGGCAACTCCTTGAACAaagaatggaagaagaaatatgTGACCCTGTCCAGCAACGGCTTCCTCCTTTACCACCCCAGCATTAAC GACTACATCCACAGCACCCACGGCAAGGAGATGGACTTGCTACGAACAACGGTCAAAGTCCCCGGCAAGCGGCCTCCACGGGCCATCTCTGCTTTTGGCCCCTCGGCCAGCATCAACGGGCTGGTCAAGGACATGAGCACTGTCCAGATGGGCGAAGGCCCTG AAGCCACTACTCCCACCCcaagtcccagccccagccctggttCCCTGCAGCCACCGCCAGACCAGACATCCAAGCACCTGCTGAAGCCAGACCGGAATTTGGCCCGAGCCCTCAGCACCG ACTGTACCCCATCCGGAGACCTGAGCCCCCTGAGCCGGGAACCTCCCCCTTCTCCCATGGTGAAGAAGCAGAGGAGGAAAAAGCTGACAACACCATCCAAGACTGAAGGCTCGGCTGGGCAGGCTGAAG AGGAAAACTTCGAGTTCTTGATCGTGTCCAGCACTGGTCAGACGTGGCACTTTGAGGCAGCCAGTTTTGAGGAGCGGGATGCCTGGGTCCAGGCAATCGAAAGTCAGATCCTAGCCAGTCTGCAATGCTGTGAGAGCAGCAAGGTCAAG CTACGCACAGACAGCCAAAGCGAAGCAGTGGCTATCCAGGCGATCCGGAACGCCAAGGGGAACTCTATCTGCGTGGACTGCGGGGCCCCCA ACCCCACGTGGGCCAGCTTGAACTTGGGCGCACTCATCTGCATCGAGTGTTCTGGCATTCACCGGAACCTGGGAACGCACCTGTCCCGCGTCCGCTCCCTGGACTTGGATGACTGGCCGCGGGAGCTGACCCTGGTGCTGACGGCCATTGGCAACGATATGGCCAACCGTGTGTGGGAGAGCGACACGCGGGGCCGAGCTAAACCCACGCGGGACTCTTCGCG GGAGGAGCGTGAGTCGTGGATTCGCGCCAAGTACGAGCAGCTGCTGTTCCTGGCGCCGCTGGGCACGCCGGAGGAGCCGCTGGGCCGCCAACTGTGGGCTGCGGTGCAGGCCCAGGACGTGGCCGCCGTTCTCCTGCTTCTGGCCCATGCGCGACACGGTCCGCTCGATACCAGCGTAGAGGACCCGCAGCTTCGTTCTCCACTTCACCTGGCAGCCGAGCTCGCCCACGTCGTCATCACGCAGCTGCTGCTGTGG TACGGAGCCGACGTGGCCGCGCGGGACTCGCAGGGCCGCACCGCGCTGTTTTACGCCCGCCAGGCTGGAAGCCAGCTGTGCGCCGACATCCTGCTGCAGCACGGCTGCCCGGGAGAGGGCGGCAGCACAGCCACCACCCCCAGCGCGGCCACCACTCCCAGCATTACCGCCACGCCCAGCCCCCGCCGCCGGAGCAGCGCTGCCAGCATGGGTCGCGCCGACGCCCCAGTCGCGCTGGTATAG